The following are encoded together in the Luteolibacter rhizosphaerae genome:
- a CDS encoding glycoside hydrolase family 16 protein, with product MAEQAPIVIVDGKVEGFAVKADSSQVAAEKSSGGIEVKIAPGADGYPGLSITRADGKPFDLSAYGHLKAAIANTGSTDLDLGLRADNAGDWKDEPYNTENLILKPGQKADIHLIFGHSFGHKKGFALNSSAIVRLLLFTGKTETAKSFRIESITAGGEPGEIPEAEPASIRLVPDKGLIFKPGEELPPPLRLEGNGGAVPKLVPSEGIVIRLPGKGSEAAIRPERGRWDLSRSLRVVVSLHNQGESAASPSLRLESNGGATATVPAGEIAAGASKDVAICFLAEKPWRGRPDFDGKGQGTMEGSGTSFGSDAVSEVVITGDRESTFVIRSIRADVPPAPKLPDWLGKRPPVEGEWTQAFKEEFDGDGIDPSKWNVHAANYWDKASWFSRDNVRLGGGVAKLRYEKRTGRHNDDPQGKEFHYATGLLDTYNKWTQRYGYFEVRVKLPTAPGLWPAFWLMPERGKEAGEQWQRQDTGNGGMEFDVVEQLTRWGPYRNNIAMHWDGYGEQHKHFGSDRIYMQPDAEGFITAGLLWLPGQAIYYINGSETARWENERISSVTSCLLFTLPQGGWDNSPIDDSKLPDHFVIDYVRIWQREDL from the coding sequence ATGGCGGAGCAGGCACCGATTGTCATCGTTGATGGCAAGGTGGAGGGGTTTGCCGTTAAAGCGGATTCCTCTCAGGTGGCCGCGGAAAAGAGCTCAGGAGGAATCGAGGTGAAGATCGCGCCCGGTGCTGACGGCTATCCCGGGCTCTCCATCACGCGCGCGGATGGCAAGCCATTCGATCTATCGGCATACGGACACCTGAAAGCGGCCATCGCCAACACCGGCAGCACGGATCTGGATCTCGGCCTGCGGGCGGACAATGCCGGTGATTGGAAGGACGAGCCCTATAATACGGAAAACCTCATCCTGAAGCCGGGGCAGAAGGCCGACATCCATCTGATTTTCGGGCACTCCTTCGGGCATAAGAAGGGCTTCGCGCTCAATTCCTCCGCGATAGTTAGGCTGCTGCTCTTCACCGGCAAAACCGAAACCGCGAAGTCTTTCCGAATCGAGTCGATCACCGCGGGTGGCGAGCCGGGAGAGATCCCCGAGGCAGAGCCTGCCAGCATCCGCCTAGTGCCTGACAAAGGTCTAATCTTCAAGCCAGGCGAGGAGCTACCTCCACCTCTGCGCTTGGAAGGTAACGGAGGCGCAGTGCCCAAGCTGGTGCCGAGCGAGGGGATCGTGATTCGGCTTCCGGGCAAAGGCTCCGAAGCCGCGATCAGACCCGAGCGAGGACGCTGGGATCTCTCCCGATCCCTACGAGTCGTTGTCTCGCTTCACAACCAAGGTGAAAGCGCGGCGAGCCCGAGCCTTCGACTGGAGAGCAACGGAGGAGCCACGGCCACAGTCCCGGCAGGAGAGATCGCCGCGGGAGCCAGCAAGGATGTGGCCATTTGCTTCTTGGCAGAGAAGCCTTGGCGGGGACGTCCGGACTTCGATGGAAAGGGACAAGGCACGATGGAGGGAAGCGGAACGTCCTTCGGGAGTGATGCCGTATCGGAGGTGGTGATCACAGGGGATCGGGAGAGCACTTTCGTCATCCGCTCCATCCGTGCCGATGTCCCACCAGCGCCCAAGCTTCCGGACTGGCTAGGCAAGCGCCCGCCGGTCGAGGGGGAGTGGACGCAGGCTTTCAAGGAAGAGTTCGACGGGGATGGCATCGATCCATCGAAGTGGAATGTCCATGCCGCGAACTACTGGGATAAGGCGAGTTGGTTCAGCCGTGACAACGTGAGGCTGGGTGGAGGCGTGGCCAAGCTGCGCTACGAGAAGCGGACGGGCCGCCACAACGATGATCCGCAGGGCAAGGAGTTCCACTACGCCACCGGTCTGCTGGATACCTACAACAAGTGGACCCAACGCTACGGCTACTTCGAGGTGAGGGTAAAGCTCCCGACGGCGCCGGGGCTCTGGCCTGCCTTCTGGCTGATGCCGGAGCGCGGGAAGGAGGCGGGCGAGCAATGGCAGCGGCAGGATACCGGGAATGGCGGCATGGAATTCGACGTGGTCGAGCAGCTGACCCGCTGGGGACCCTATCGCAACAACATCGCGATGCACTGGGACGGCTACGGAGAGCAGCACAAGCACTTCGGCAGCGACCGGATCTACATGCAGCCGGATGCGGAGGGCTTCATCACCGCCGGGCTGCTGTGGCTGCCGGGGCAGGCGATCTACTACATCAATGGTAGCGAGACGGCGCGCTGGGAGAATGAGCGGATCTCCTCCGTGACCTCCTGCCTGCTCTTCACCCTGCCCCAGGGCGGCTGGGACAACAGCCCGATCGACGACAGCAAGTTGCCGGACCACTTTGTCATCGACTATGTGCGGATCTGGCAAAGGGAGGATCTCTGA